Proteins from a genomic interval of Rosa chinensis cultivar Old Blush chromosome 2, RchiOBHm-V2, whole genome shotgun sequence:
- the LOC112190549 gene encoding uncharacterized protein LOC112190549 yields the protein MTPPKRNEEKPILLSRASVPFPHIKPKPPQVASISTFTLASAAPKKPPSRRDAAPKIPKSPRSPELQISLLSLSEHHGRLSSESAEIGLISGSLKGMVFGIALMACWGNGYGWLLLLLHCFVVLRFELLCEMVFYDSFTNHLKGVGGLNLVVLRIKRPLPSWWL from the exons ATGACGCCACCTAAGAGAAACGAAGAAAA GCCCATTTTGTTATCTAGGGCATCAGTACCCTTCCCCCATATAAAACCCAAGCCTCCTCAAGTCGCCTCGATCAGTACATTCACTTTAGCTTCTGCAGCTCCAAAAAAACCCCCAAGTCGCCGAGATGCAGCTCCAAAAATCCCCAAGTCGCCGAGAAGCCCAGAGCTGCAAATCtcgctcctctctctctcggaACACCACG GGAGGTTGTCATCGGAATCTGCGGAAATCGGGCTGATTTCGGGGTCTCTGAAGGGGATGGTGTTCGGAATTGCATTGATGGCCTGCTGGGGTAACGGTTATGgctggttgttgttgttgcttcaTTGTTTCGTCGTGTTGAGATTTGAATTGCTTTGTGAAATG GTCTTTTACGATTCCTTCACGAATCATTTGAAGGGCGTTGGGGGTCTTAATTTGGTGGTATTGAGAATTAAAAGGCCGCTTCCTTCGTGGTGGCTGTAG